From one Novosphingobium sp. genomic stretch:
- a CDS encoding glycosyltransferase: MARPVFFDPSGRRRRWTRRGLFAALLLLVLAAVGFASTVVSIPAPSPLPLGFERRTPLRFRAQVAQLSHGITNLFAGAPKPRPGKVTQKPVSVGFYTTWSDSSAPSLVRHIGQLDWVAPTTLAIDKTGKVVEHEDQAFRRIMLGSLRRPLVVDVLQNVVGDDFSGAATQALFHSPAKRKALIDALTAFLDRTGDAGIMFDFESVDARDMPAYRELIGETNAALDKKGKIVSVTLPMEGEGWSPSQFAAVSDKIVLMAYDEHWQSGKSGPIASNDWFTRKMTKALQGMPADKVIVALGSYGYDWPKDKPADSLSVEEAWLAAHDSGANPSFDRGSGNTGFSYQEGDVRHDVWMLDAAASWNQMRILSHLGIGSVALWRLGTEDPGFWQALGTWRGGNGTPNLSQITQSSNADVEGQGEILRITATPTNGERQVSYDPKTGLANNVSYSKLPTPYVVQRTGGANPKLLALTFDDGPDPKWTPQILAILEQYKVPGTFFVIGENGVANREILQRMVAAGMELGNHSYTHPNMANSTSTSINLELNATRRLIEAYTGRSIRLFRAPYFGDAEPTTADELVPAKIAQDHGYTVVGLHIDTEDWQTPGVQRILDETFRQVAAATPDKTANVILLHDGGGDRAQTIMALPAIITGLRQRGYTFVPISTLAGLTHEQVMPPLAGYDLAAVRADVFAFTALDVILKVLNWTFFFAIALGVIRSVSLVILALLPGRRPAPEPEATFRPKVTVIIPCFNEEKVIESSVQRILQSTYPYLDVIVADDGSKDRTSAIVSEKFGDNPRVRLLTLENGGKAAALNRALKDATGEIIVALDADTQFEKETVLRLVRWFIDPRIGAVAGNAKVGNRVNLVTRWQAVEYTTAQNIERRALTQFDAIMVVPGAVGAWRRKALEEVGGYPEDTLAEDQDLTIAIQRKKWKIAYDEQAVAWTEAPESFAALAKQRFRWSFGTLQCLWKHRKILRKGKPGGLAFIGVPQAWLFQIVFACISPFIDLALVISIIGTILRALQHGWAQTQTDVIRMGIYWASFTLIDLACGLAAYRMDVRDKTFRPFLLLSQRFVYRQLMYSVVIRAVSAALRGVGTGWGKLERTGRVSAPELVKEEG, encoded by the coding sequence AAGCCGCGTCCGGGCAAGGTGACGCAAAAGCCGGTCTCGGTCGGTTTCTACACCACCTGGTCCGACAGTTCGGCGCCCAGCCTGGTGCGCCATATCGGCCAGCTCGACTGGGTGGCGCCCACGACGCTGGCCATCGACAAGACCGGCAAGGTCGTCGAGCATGAGGATCAGGCCTTCCGCCGCATCATGCTGGGCAGCCTGCGCCGCCCGCTGGTCGTCGATGTGCTGCAGAATGTGGTGGGCGACGATTTCTCGGGCGCGGCCACGCAGGCGCTGTTCCACTCCCCCGCCAAGCGCAAGGCGCTGATCGACGCGCTGACCGCCTTCCTCGACCGCACCGGTGACGCGGGCATCATGTTCGACTTCGAATCGGTCGATGCGCGCGACATGCCCGCCTATCGCGAGCTGATCGGCGAAACCAATGCCGCGCTCGACAAGAAGGGCAAGATCGTCTCGGTCACCCTGCCCATGGAGGGCGAAGGCTGGAGCCCGTCGCAATTCGCCGCCGTCTCCGACAAGATCGTGCTGATGGCCTATGACGAGCATTGGCAGTCGGGCAAGTCCGGCCCCATCGCGTCGAACGACTGGTTCACCCGGAAGATGACCAAGGCGCTGCAGGGCATGCCCGCCGACAAGGTGATCGTGGCGCTGGGCTCCTATGGCTATGACTGGCCCAAGGACAAGCCCGCCGACAGCCTCTCGGTCGAAGAAGCATGGCTGGCGGCGCATGACTCGGGCGCCAACCCCAGCTTCGATCGCGGCAGCGGCAACACCGGCTTCTCCTATCAGGAGGGCGATGTCCGCCACGATGTGTGGATGCTCGACGCCGCGGCAAGCTGGAACCAGATGCGCATCCTGTCGCATCTGGGCATCGGCAGCGTGGCGCTGTGGCGCCTGGGCACCGAGGACCCCGGCTTCTGGCAGGCGCTGGGCACGTGGCGCGGGGGAAACGGCACGCCTAACCTCAGCCAGATCACCCAGAGCAGCAATGCCGACGTGGAAGGCCAGGGCGAAATCCTGCGCATCACCGCCACGCCGACCAATGGCGAGCGGCAGGTCAGCTATGATCCGAAAACGGGTCTGGCCAACAATGTCAGCTACAGCAAGCTGCCCACCCCCTATGTGGTGCAGCGCACCGGCGGCGCGAACCCCAAGCTGCTGGCGCTGACCTTCGACGACGGGCCCGATCCCAAATGGACCCCGCAAATCCTGGCCATTCTGGAACAATATAAGGTGCCTGGCACCTTTTTTGTCATTGGCGAGAATGGCGTGGCCAACCGCGAGATCCTGCAGCGCATGGTGGCCGCCGGGATGGAGCTGGGCAATCACAGCTACACCCACCCCAACATGGCCAATTCCACCAGCACCAGCATCAATCTGGAGCTGAACGCCACCCGCCGCCTGATCGAGGCCTACACCGGCCGCTCGATCCGCCTGTTCCGCGCCCCCTATTTCGGTGACGCCGAGCCGACCACGGCCGACGAACTGGTCCCCGCCAAGATCGCGCAGGACCATGGCTATACGGTGGTGGGTCTCCACATCGACACCGAGGACTGGCAGACGCCGGGCGTGCAGCGCATTCTTGACGAGACCTTCCGTCAGGTCGCCGCCGCCACGCCCGACAAGACCGCCAATGTCATCCTGCTTCACGATGGCGGCGGCGATCGCGCCCAGACCATCATGGCCCTGCCCGCGATCATCACCGGCCTGCGCCAGCGCGGCTATACCTTCGTGCCGATCTCCACGCTGGCGGGGCTGACGCATGAGCAGGTGATGCCGCCGCTGGCCGGTTACGATCTGGCCGCCGTGCGCGCCGACGTCTTCGCCTTCACCGCGTTGGACGTCATCCTCAAGGTGCTGAACTGGACCTTCTTCTTCGCCATCGCGCTGGGCGTCATCCGCTCGGTCAGCCTGGTGATTCTGGCGCTGCTGCCGGGCCGCCGCCCCGCGCCCGAGCCCGAGGCCACCTTCCGCCCCAAGGTCACGGTCATCATCCCCTGCTTCAACGAGGAGAAGGTGATCGAAAGCTCGGTGCAGCGCATCCTGCAATCGACCTATCCCTATCTCGACGTGATCGTCGCCGATGACGGCTCGAAGGACCGCACCAGCGCCATCGTGTCGGAAAAATTCGGCGACAATCCGCGCGTCAGGCTGCTGACGCTGGAGAATGGCGGCAAGGCGGCGGCATTGAATCGCGCGCTCAAGGACGCCACCGGCGAGATCATCGTCGCGCTGGATGCCGACACGCAGTTCGAGAAGGAAACCGTGCTGCGTCTGGTGCGCTGGTTCATCGATCCGCGCATCGGCGCGGTGGCGGGCAACGCCAAGGTGGGCAACCGCGTCAACCTCGTCACGCGCTGGCAGGCCGTGGAATACACCACCGCCCAGAACATCGAGCGCCGCGCCCTCACCCAGTTTGACGCCATCATGGTCGTGCCCGGCGCCGTGGGCGCCTGGCGCCGCAAGGCGCTGGAGGAAGTCGGCGGCTATCCCGAGGACACGCTGGCCGAGGATCAGGATCTGACCATCGCCATCCAGCGCAAGAAATGGAAGATCGCCTACGACGAGCAGGCCGTGGCATGGACGGAAGCGCCCGAGAGCTTCGCGGCGCTGGCCAAGCAGCGCTTCCGCTGGTCCTTCGGCACGCTGCAGTGCCTGTGGAAGCACCGCAAGATCTTGCGCAAGGGCAAGCCTGGCGGTCTGGCCTTCATCGGCGTGCCTCAGGCCTGGCTGTTCCAGATCGTGTTCGCCTGCATCTCGCCCTTTATCGACCTCGCGCTGGTGATCTCGATCATCGGCACGATCCTGCGCGCGCTCCAGCATGGCTGGGCCCAGACCCAGACCGATGTGATCCGCATGGGGATCTATTGGGCCAGCTTCACGCTGATCGATCTGGCCTGCGGTCTGGCGGCCTATCGCATGGATGTGCGCGACAAGACCTTCCGGCCCTTCCTGCTGCTGTCCCAGCGCTTCGTCTATCGCCAGTTGATGTATTCAGTGGTGATCCGGGCGGTGTCGGCGGCTCTGCGCGGTGTGGGCACTGGCTGGGGCAAGCTGGAGCGCACCGGGCGTGTGAGTGCGCCTGAGCTGGTGAAGGAAGAAGGCTGA